One Halovivax ruber XH-70 genomic region harbors:
- a CDS encoding phosphoribosylanthranilate isomerase, translating to MTPAHEGDGPAKSTDVARRPRVKICGLTRPADVDAAVAAGADAVGFVSDVPIETPRAVDGERAAALVDRTPPFVTTVLVTMATDPDRLEQLAAHVDPDAMQLHGERTDEELASLASSVSADLLLAVDAAAGDVPAHYDDRADALVVDSVTDSGAGGTGETHDWHVTAERAATLSSPVVLAGGLTPENVADAVRVANPFAVDVSTGVEATGGVKDHDAIDDFVERARTAARRPGCP from the coding sequence ATGACGCCCGCCCACGAAGGCGACGGCCCCGCGAAATCCACCGACGTCGCTCGGCGACCGCGCGTCAAAATCTGCGGCCTGACTCGGCCGGCGGACGTCGACGCGGCGGTCGCGGCGGGCGCCGATGCGGTCGGCTTCGTCTCTGACGTCCCGATCGAGACGCCGCGTGCGGTCGACGGAGAGCGTGCAGCAGCGCTGGTCGACCGGACGCCGCCGTTCGTCACGACCGTCCTCGTCACGATGGCGACCGATCCCGATCGGCTCGAACAGCTCGCCGCCCACGTCGACCCGGACGCGATGCAGCTCCACGGCGAGCGGACTGACGAAGAGCTCGCCTCGCTGGCGTCGTCCGTCTCTGCCGACCTCCTCCTTGCCGTCGACGCGGCGGCTGGCGACGTTCCCGCCCACTACGACGATCGGGCCGACGCCCTCGTGGTCGACTCGGTCACCGACTCCGGGGCGGGTGGCACCGGCGAGACGCACGACTGGCACGTGACCGCCGAGCGAGCGGCGACGCTCTCCTCGCCGGTCGTCCTCGCCGGCGGGCTGACACCCGAAAACGTCGCCGACGCGGTTCGGGTTGCGAACCCGTTCGCTGTCGACGTTTCGACGGGAGTCGAGGCGACCGGCGGCGTCAAGGACCACGACGCGATCGACGACTTCGTCGAGCGGGCCAGGACGGCCGCCCGCCGGCCGGGGTGCCCATGA
- the trpD gene encoding anthranilate phosphoribosyltransferase, giving the protein MQAHVERVTDGIDLDQRQARAAATSLFDEATDAQIGALLAGLRAKGETEAEIAGFAEGMREAARTVDPDCETLVDTCGTGGDDYDTINVSTTSAIVAAGAGVPVAKHGNAAVSSSSGSSDVLQELGVELLSEPTAVEVAIERDGIGYLHAPAFHPAMKAVAGPRTELSMRTIFNVLGPLTNPAGATAQVIGVYDPDLVPVLANALARMSVERALVVHGAGTDEIAIHGPTQVAEVTGGTVSEYSLTPADLGLDRHEITDIEGGSPTENAAALEGIVSGAVTDARRDVVLANAGGAIYVADEASSLGEGVDLAREAIETGGAAATLDRLRGVPAR; this is encoded by the coding sequence ATGCAGGCCCACGTCGAACGCGTCACGGACGGCATCGATCTCGATCAACGACAGGCGAGAGCGGCTGCGACGTCGCTCTTCGACGAAGCAACCGACGCCCAGATCGGCGCACTGCTGGCCGGATTGCGCGCGAAGGGCGAAACCGAGGCGGAGATCGCTGGCTTCGCGGAGGGCATGCGTGAGGCCGCGCGCACGGTCGACCCTGATTGTGAAACCCTCGTCGACACCTGCGGGACCGGTGGCGACGACTACGACACGATCAACGTCTCCACGACGAGTGCGATCGTGGCCGCTGGCGCCGGGGTTCCGGTCGCCAAACACGGTAACGCCGCAGTCTCGTCGTCCTCCGGGAGCTCCGATGTCCTTCAGGAACTCGGCGTCGAGCTCCTGTCCGAGCCGACTGCCGTGGAGGTGGCGATCGAACGCGACGGGATCGGCTACCTCCACGCACCGGCGTTTCACCCGGCGATGAAGGCTGTGGCTGGCCCGCGGACGGAACTGTCCATGCGAACGATCTTCAACGTCCTCGGCCCGCTGACCAACCCTGCGGGGGCCACCGCTCAGGTGATCGGCGTCTACGACCCGGACCTCGTTCCAGTACTCGCGAACGCGCTCGCGAGAATGTCCGTCGAGCGTGCCCTCGTCGTCCACGGTGCGGGGACCGACGAGATCGCCATCCACGGCCCGACGCAGGTCGCGGAGGTGACCGGCGGGACCGTCTCGGAGTACTCGCTTACGCCGGCCGACCTGGGTCTCGACCGCCACGAAATCACGGACATCGAAGGCGGTTCGCCGACGGAAAACGCCGCCGCCCTCGAGGGGATCGTCTCCGGTGCGGTCACCGACGCGCGGCGTGACGTCGTCCTCGCGAACGCCGGCGGGGCGATCTACGTCGCCGACGAGGCGTCGTCACTCGGGGAGGGCGTCGACTTGGCTCGCGAGGCGATCGAAACCGGTGGGGCCGCCGCAACGCTCGATCGACTCCGCGGCGTGCCCGCACGATGA